Proteins encoded in a region of the Labeo rohita strain BAU-BD-2019 chromosome 22, IGBB_LRoh.1.0, whole genome shotgun sequence genome:
- the LOC127153922 gene encoding gastrula zinc finger protein XlCGF57.1-like, translating to MNDPEPCGIKQEDIEQQIDLIEENKEIEELIEAGDNQVKTEDTSWSPSLKNDNICFTCPQCGKSFSCKQNLDLHIKFHRGGKPYACDECEKIFTIKGNLTEHMKIHTAEKPQTCDQCGKSYPQKRNLEEHKKIHTLERPYKCDECGKSFPYKGNLDEHMRTHTGEKPHKCDQCGKSFAQKGNLNVHMKIHTAEKPYTCDQCGKSFTQKGNLNEHLKVHTGVKLYTYDQCLKSFTQNVPFNDHKKAAEKLHTCDQCGKSFSQKGNLNEHMKVHTGERPFACDQCEKRFTHKGNLNEHLKIHTGEKPYACDQCGKCFAHKTNLNEHMTIHTGEKPHTCAQCGKSYARKGALNDHMKIHTGENLHKCDQCGKSFRKSGVFKVHLLTHSRERVFSCDQCGKKFFRADFLKDHLRVHTKERPYVCSLCGKGFRQMGTLKIHQKRHSGVKDHVCSECGKTFFTDGALKVHQSVHTRETPYKCSHCDKSFKRSEYLRIHERIHTGEKPYHCPPCGKSFTHFSSLTSHKKKCMSEITASSSSSDL from the exons atgaatGACCCAGAGCCCTGCGGAATAAAACAGGAAGATATTGAACAACAAATAG acCTGATTGAAGAGAACAAGGAGATTGAAGAGCTCATTGAAGCGGGGGATAATCAGGTCAAAACTGAAGATACATCATGGAGTCCCTCATTGAAAAACGACAATATATGTTTCActtgccctcagtgtggaaagagtttctcaTGCAAGCAAAATCTTGACCTTCACATAAAATTTCACCGTGGAGGGAAGCCATATGCATGTGATGAGTGTGAGAAGATTTTCACAATAAAAGGAAACCTCACTGAAcacatgaaaattcacactGCAGAGAAACCACAAACATGTGACCAGTGTGGGAAGAGTTACCCACAAAAACGAAACCTTGAGGAACATAAGAAAATCCACACTCTGGAAAGGCCATACAAATGTGATGAATGTGGGAAGAGTTTCCCATATAAAGGAAACCTTGATGAACATATGAGGACCCACACAGGAGAGAAGCCGCACAAATGTGATCAATGTGGGAAGAGCTTTGCACAAAAAGGAAACCTTAACGTACACATGAAAATCCACACTGCAGAGAAGCCATACACTTGTGATCAGTGCGGGAAGAGTTTCACACAAAAAGGAAATCTTAATGAACACTTGAAAGTCCACACTGGAGTGAAGCTGTACACATATGATCAGTGTTTAAAGAGTTTCACACAAAACGTGCCTTTTAATGATCACAAGAAAGCTGCAGAGAAGCTGCACACGTGTGATCAATGTGGGAAGAGTTTTTCACAAAAAGGAAACCTTAATGAACACATGAAAGTCCACACTGGGGAGAGACCATTTGCATGCGATCAATGTGAGAAGAGATTCACACACAAAGGTAACCTCAATGAACACTTGAAAATCCACACTGGGGAGAAGCCGTAtgcatgtgatcagtgtgggaagTGTTTTGCACATAAAACAAACCTTAACGAACACATGacaattcacactggagagaaaccacaCACTTGTGctcagtgtgggaagagttaTGCACGAAAAGGAGCCCTTAATGATCACATGaaaatccacactggagagaatcTGCACAAGTGTGAtcaatgtggaaagagtttcagaaAGTCGGGCGTTTTTAAAGTACATCTGCTTACTCATTCTAGAGAAAGAGTATTTAGCTGTGATCAATGCGGTAAAAAGTTCTTTAGGGCAGATTTCCTGAAGGATCACTTGAGAGTTCATACTAAGGAGAGGCCTTATGTATGTTCTTTGTGTGGAAAGGGTTTTAGACAGATGGGTActttaaaaatacatcagaaaAGACACAGTggtgtgaaggatcatgtttgCTCTGAGTGTGGGAAGACTTTTTTTACAGATGGTGCACTGAAAGTGCACCAGTCAGTTCACACTAGAGAAACACCTtacaagtgttcacactgtgacaagagCTTCAAACGGTCTGAATATCTAAGAATACATGAGAGGATCCATACTGGGGAGAAGCCATATCACTGCCCACCATGTGGGAAAAGTTTCACTCATTTTTCTTCTCTAACCAGTCATAAAAAGAAATGCATGTCTGAAATTACAGCAAGTAGTTCGAGTTCTGACCTGTAA
- the LOC127153930 gene encoding uncharacterized protein LOC127153930: MTQNGAMMTHGGADGGRSHGGRRADDSMGPTDRGGAAGGGARGGDEEPKILGDTEDPEGQGEALGSGNRGVGGDPEVRGGAGATEDGGCAGGREEPNRAGGMERRGKAGGVESRGDGGTTTDQGGAGGTREPGGAGGPTGDGGDEGAESRGGAAGSEGRGGVLDSEAGGGAEGSSSVDTDGSWQTRGEPTAQVVG, encoded by the coding sequence ATGACCCAGAACGGagccatgatgacccacggtggagccgatggagggaggagccatggtggaagaagggctgacgactccatggggccgaccgacagaggcggagcagctggcggaggagcccgaggcggagacgaaGAGCCGAAGATcctgggcgacaccgaggatccggagggccaaggcgaagccctaggctctggcaaccgaggcgtaggcggagatccggaggtccgcggcggagccggagcgacagaggatggaggctgtgccggagggagggaggagcccaacagagccggtgggatggagcgacgaggcaaagccggaggagtggagtcccgaggcgatggcgggacgacgaccgaccaaggcggagccggagggacgagggagcccggtggagctggtggaccgacgggcgacggtggagacgagggagctgagagccgtggtggagccgcagggtcggagggccgaggcggagttctggactctgaggctggaggcggagctgagggatcctccagcgttgacaccgatggaagctggcagacccgcggcgagcccactgcacaggtggtgggctga